A portion of the Edaphobacter lichenicola genome contains these proteins:
- the msrB gene encoding peptide-methionine (R)-S-oxide reductase MsrB: MDKNSQEQLEVSAERTRVSRRTFVVSAAGVCGAAALWSLRRRSPGTVEASGNNVSAGPVTIVQFSPEGKRIGKVTVPRTIKSEEEWKQQLSPVSFEVTRHAGTERAYTGNTWNLHDRGLYRCICCDTAVFSSDTKFESGTGWPSFWQPIAAENIVEIHDEAFGMDRTAVSCRDCNAHLGHVFNDGPPPTGLRYCMNSAAMRFVKFA, encoded by the coding sequence ATGGATAAAAATTCACAAGAACAGTTGGAAGTGAGTGCAGAGCGAACCCGCGTCAGCCGTCGTACTTTTGTTGTATCAGCAGCGGGAGTGTGTGGAGCAGCCGCTCTCTGGTCGCTGCGTCGGCGCTCGCCTGGCACCGTAGAAGCGAGTGGCAATAACGTCTCCGCCGGCCCTGTGACGATTGTCCAGTTCTCGCCGGAAGGCAAAAGAATTGGCAAGGTGACCGTTCCCCGTACGATCAAATCGGAAGAGGAGTGGAAGCAGCAGTTGAGCCCTGTCTCCTTTGAGGTGACTCGTCACGCAGGGACGGAGCGCGCTTACACGGGCAACACATGGAACCTTCATGACCGCGGCCTGTATCGCTGTATTTGCTGCGATACAGCGGTCTTCAGTTCTGACACCAAGTTTGAATCCGGCACTGGATGGCCAAGTTTCTGGCAGCCAATCGCGGCTGAAAACATCGTTGAGATCCATGACGAGGCCTTTGGTATGGATCGTACGGCGGTTTCATGCCGGGATTGCAATGCCCACCTTGGTCACGTCTTCAACGATGGTCCGCCACCCACTGGACTGCGTTACTGTATGAATTCGGCAGCCATGCGCTTCGTAAAATTTGCCTAG
- a CDS encoding cytochrome c biogenesis protein DipZ — MLLLFLAYFGGVLTILSPCILPVLPFVFARADQPFRKSGLPLLAGMVVTFAVVASLATVGGGWAVRANQFGRGAALALFGIFGLTLLFSSLAERLLRPLVRLGSKLQSSDAGPSVTNSFLLGVGTGLLWAPCAGPILGLILTGAALGGASAHTALLLLAYAAGAATSLSIALFAGGRVFGALKRSLGAEEWVRRILGVAVLAGVVAVAFGLDRGVLTRLSLASTSNLEQRLVDRLHPRSKQALASNDQMMMAPNDQMMAGNDQMMAGKDQMMAGNQQMKSAAGGSDKAKSALIPLPELSGATAWINSTPLTPASLRGKVVLVDFWTYSCINCLRTLPYIKAWNDKYKDSGLVIIGVHTPEFPFEKDESNVRKAVRDLGISYPVAMDNNYAIWRNFNNEYWPADYFVDASGHIRFHHFGEGGYEEAEQWIRTLLEEANHRPLPGSATKIAASGTEAPPDSDDVKSPETYIGYERAQNFASPGGLNQDDPQLYTAPDQLALNQWALAGQWRDAGQIATLLSPTGAIVYRFHARDLHLVLGPAKGGKPIRFRVTIDGKAPGADHGVDVDSDGYGTVKDDRLYQLIRQHGGVQDRTFRIEFLSPGVQAYSFTFG; from the coding sequence ATGCTTTTGCTGTTCCTGGCGTATTTCGGTGGAGTACTCACCATTTTGAGTCCGTGTATCCTTCCGGTTCTTCCCTTCGTCTTTGCGCGCGCGGATCAGCCCTTTCGTAAGAGCGGATTGCCGTTGCTGGCGGGCATGGTGGTTACATTCGCGGTTGTTGCCAGCCTGGCGACTGTTGGTGGAGGCTGGGCGGTTCGGGCCAATCAGTTCGGCCGGGGCGCCGCACTCGCTCTTTTTGGCATCTTCGGCCTCACGCTGCTCTTTTCTTCGCTCGCAGAGCGGCTTTTGCGGCCACTGGTTCGACTCGGGAGCAAGCTTCAGAGTTCGGATGCAGGACCCAGCGTAACCAACTCCTTTCTTCTCGGCGTTGGAACGGGATTGTTGTGGGCTCCTTGCGCTGGGCCGATCCTCGGCCTGATCTTGACTGGCGCGGCTCTTGGTGGTGCCAGCGCGCATACTGCGCTGCTTCTTCTTGCCTATGCTGCCGGAGCAGCCACTTCCCTTTCGATTGCTTTGTTTGCGGGAGGGCGCGTCTTTGGCGCTTTGAAACGCTCCCTGGGAGCCGAAGAGTGGGTTCGGCGTATTCTCGGTGTTGCTGTTCTTGCCGGTGTGGTCGCTGTTGCGTTTGGTCTGGACCGCGGCGTTCTCACGCGCCTCTCCCTTGCGAGTACCTCGAATCTTGAACAGCGGCTGGTCGACCGACTTCATCCGAGAAGCAAGCAGGCTCTGGCTTCAAACGACCAGATGATGATGGCTCCGAATGATCAGATGATGGCGGGCAACGATCAGATGATGGCCGGAAAAGACCAGATGATGGCAGGAAATCAGCAGATGAAGTCTGCCGCTGGTGGTAGCGACAAGGCAAAGTCTGCGTTAATACCGCTGCCTGAACTCTCTGGAGCTACGGCGTGGATTAATTCGACGCCGCTTACGCCTGCGTCGCTTCGCGGCAAAGTGGTCCTCGTGGACTTCTGGACGTATTCCTGTATTAACTGTCTGCGCACTTTGCCGTATATCAAGGCCTGGAATGACAAGTACAAGGACAGCGGCCTTGTCATTATCGGCGTCCACACTCCTGAATTTCCGTTTGAAAAAGACGAATCCAATGTGCGGAAAGCCGTTCGCGATCTCGGGATCTCCTACCCGGTTGCGATGGACAACAACTATGCCATCTGGCGCAACTTCAACAACGAGTATTGGCCCGCAGACTACTTTGTTGATGCGAGTGGCCATATTCGCTTCCATCACTTTGGTGAAGGGGGCTACGAGGAGGCCGAGCAGTGGATTCGAACTCTTCTCGAAGAAGCCAATCATCGGCCGCTGCCGGGCAGTGCAACAAAGATTGCCGCGAGCGGCACGGAGGCTCCGCCGGACTCGGACGATGTGAAATCACCTGAGACTTATATTGGCTACGAGCGCGCACAAAACTTCGCCTCTCCTGGCGGGCTCAATCAGGATGATCCGCAACTCTATACAGCTCCCGATCAGCTTGCGCTGAATCAGTGGGCGCTTGCCGGTCAATGGAGAGACGCTGGTCAGATCGCGACGCTGCTCTCTCCGACGGGGGCTATCGTCTACCGCTTTCACGCACGTGATCTACATCTCGTCTTGGGTCCGGCGAAGGGCGGGAAACCAATTCGCTTTCGCGTCACGATCGATGGCAAAGCACCGGGTGCAGATCACGGCGTGGACGTTGACTCGGATGGTTATGGCACCGTGAAGGACGACCGTTTGTACCAACTGATTCGCCAGCACGGTGGAGTTCAGGATCGCACCTTCCGGATCGAGTTTCTGAGTCCGGGAGTGCAGGCTTATTCGTTCACGTTTGGGTAA
- a CDS encoding GAF domain-containing protein — MSTAPVLKEEMIAILAGLRRVASGAPSLESLQQSIVTEIAKHLSYYNWTGFYMLDPDDAGMLVLGPFVGDPTPHIRIPVTEGICGAAVATGETVIVDDVNSDPRYLSCSIKTRSEIVVPISVKGRIVGEIDVDSHDLAAFTGVDRAFLEEVAGIVSSYIEAHPD, encoded by the coding sequence ATGTCTACCGCCCCTGTTCTTAAAGAAGAGATGATCGCTATTCTCGCCGGACTGCGCCGCGTGGCTTCGGGCGCGCCTTCTCTGGAGTCCTTGCAGCAGAGCATCGTGACGGAGATTGCAAAGCACCTCTCTTATTACAACTGGACCGGCTTCTATATGCTCGATCCCGACGATGCCGGAATGCTGGTCCTTGGGCCGTTTGTCGGCGATCCAACTCCGCACATCCGCATTCCGGTCACCGAGGGCATCTGCGGAGCCGCGGTGGCGACGGGGGAGACCGTAATTGTTGATGATGTGAACTCTGATCCACGGTATCTGTCGTGCTCCATCAAAACGAGGTCTGAGATTGTTGTTCCTATCTCTGTGAAGGGGAGAATCGTTGGAGAGATCGACGTCGACAGCCACGATCTCGCTGCGTTTACGGGCGTCGACCGGGCGTTTCTTGAAGAAGTGGCCGGCATTGTCAGCAGCTATATCGAAGCGCACCCGGACTAG
- a CDS encoding autotransporter outer membrane beta-barrel domain-containing protein: MKIRHMFNLACLTSLASLLTACSGGSSSPPTPPAISVAFASPAPTTLAASATATLTATVTNDSANAGVTWSATCSTSPCGTFSSASTASGAPTTYQAPAAAGTVTVVATSVTDKTKSVQATITITAAPPAPIQVALTPAPPKTLLLASTLSLVAVVTNDSANAGVTWSVTCGSSPCGSFNPAATASNAATTYTAPTAIPTNNTVTVIATSVTDKTKSASATITITNILSDGTYVFHVSGDDANSQYFLAGAFSVKGGLITGGEQDFLDSTFGQNDQLSASGSSLAFTADGNIQITLNTGDATIGVNGIETFNGSAVSPSRLLISESDNFASGGGSVDLQTTVATPAGGYAFAVLGADNQNPQQPLGVGGILRFNGTSLDTSANSVFDCNDSGVPALGQAFTGGSVTAPDGFGRVTITLNPSSACTLMQMVFGGYIIGPNQIQLVEASGDTFNGTLGGMALGQGTHAGQFNTNSVANTAYVFSSFGADANGVVTIAGGFIFNTTGPLSGDLSINDLNAFGGNTINGGSFAVDPTGRVTLTNVATSGNANTNPLTLQFQLYLDGNGNALELGVDNVQVTSGMSYLQTTGNFPGPGNSVMLAQGFVPVSTTSLANWSAAGPITLTTSTFAGFVDYNVQGGPQTPNQPVNATLNTTNGSFTLGGLDPNFATDGFGYYPIDASRVLGIEIDDNQLGLLQIEGIPTN; this comes from the coding sequence TTGAAGATCCGTCACATGTTCAACCTCGCCTGCCTCACCTCTCTCGCGTCCCTTCTTACAGCCTGCAGCGGTGGCTCAAGCTCTCCACCAACTCCACCTGCAATTTCGGTGGCCTTCGCGTCTCCGGCCCCGACAACTCTCGCTGCCTCTGCCACCGCAACTCTCACAGCAACCGTAACCAACGACAGCGCGAACGCTGGCGTAACTTGGTCGGCAACCTGCAGCACCTCTCCATGCGGTACTTTTAGTTCCGCATCTACAGCAAGCGGCGCCCCTACAACGTATCAGGCTCCTGCTGCCGCCGGTACCGTCACAGTAGTTGCCACTTCTGTCACGGATAAGACAAAGTCAGTACAAGCCACAATCACAATTACTGCTGCTCCGCCTGCTCCAATTCAAGTCGCTCTTACTCCCGCGCCACCGAAGACACTCCTTCTAGCTTCAACCCTGAGTCTGGTCGCAGTGGTGACCAATGACAGCGCGAACGCCGGCGTGACGTGGTCCGTAACCTGCGGAAGTTCACCGTGCGGCAGCTTCAACCCCGCTGCGACCGCAAGCAATGCCGCTACCACCTACACTGCCCCAACTGCGATTCCAACCAACAACACTGTGACGGTAATAGCTACGTCAGTCACTGATAAGACCAAATCGGCATCGGCGACGATCACGATCACAAACATCCTCAGTGATGGAACCTATGTCTTCCACGTATCGGGCGACGATGCAAACAGTCAGTACTTCCTCGCGGGTGCCTTCAGCGTAAAGGGCGGCCTCATAACGGGTGGCGAACAGGACTTCCTTGACTCCACCTTCGGACAGAACGATCAGTTGTCGGCCTCCGGTTCTAGCCTTGCCTTCACCGCCGACGGCAACATTCAGATAACACTCAACACTGGCGATGCGACCATCGGCGTCAACGGAATCGAAACTTTCAACGGGTCAGCGGTCTCTCCATCGCGTCTTCTGATCAGTGAGTCGGACAACTTTGCCTCAGGAGGAGGCTCCGTCGATCTACAAACCACCGTTGCAACTCCAGCCGGAGGCTACGCCTTTGCCGTCCTGGGAGCAGATAACCAGAACCCACAACAACCGCTGGGTGTTGGAGGGATCCTCAGATTCAACGGGACATCTCTCGACACATCAGCCAACAGCGTATTCGACTGCAATGATTCAGGAGTGCCAGCTCTCGGTCAGGCCTTTACAGGCGGCTCAGTTACCGCGCCTGACGGTTTTGGTCGCGTCACCATAACTCTGAATCCAAGCTCCGCATGCACGTTGATGCAGATGGTCTTTGGCGGCTACATCATTGGGCCGAATCAGATCCAACTAGTCGAAGCTTCGGGGGATACCTTCAACGGAACTCTCGGAGGTATGGCTCTCGGACAGGGCACCCACGCAGGACAGTTCAACACAAATAGCGTTGCCAATACCGCATATGTGTTTTCAAGTTTTGGAGCTGATGCCAACGGCGTCGTCACAATTGCCGGTGGATTCATCTTCAACACAACTGGTCCGCTGTCAGGCGACTTATCCATCAACGACCTTAACGCCTTTGGAGGCAACACAATTAACGGAGGGTCGTTTGCTGTCGATCCCACAGGAAGAGTCACACTAACCAATGTCGCAACTTCGGGAAATGCCAACACCAATCCGCTTACTCTCCAGTTCCAGCTTTATCTGGACGGAAACGGTAACGCGCTGGAGCTTGGCGTTGACAACGTTCAGGTCACAAGCGGTATGTCGTATCTACAAACTACCGGTAACTTCCCCGGCCCCGGAAACTCGGTAATGTTGGCTCAGGGATTTGTGCCTGTATCCACTACATCACTTGCAAACTGGAGCGCGGCTGGTCCTATTACTCTAACGACGAGCACCTTCGCCGGTTTTGTCGATTACAACGTGCAAGGGGGGCCTCAAACACCCAATCAACCTGTGAATGCAACACTAAACACCACAAATGGCTCCTTCACCCTCGGCGGACTCGATCCGAATTTCGCTACAGACGGATTCGGATACTATCCAATCGACGCTTCAAGAGTGCTTGGCATCGAAATAGATGACAATCAACTCGGTCTTTTGCAGATCGAAGGCATACCTACGAACTGA
- a CDS encoding TonB-dependent receptor yields MTNKNRNKNCPGLQKWLFVVATLIACVSSLNAQQITGSITGTVKDQQGALVTNADVKASNVETGLMRSARTDSDGAYNIQYLPVGEYSVTVNAPGFEKFVQQHLTITVDQAQALNVVLTVGAESQTVEVSTAPPLVNTSTAELGRTVSPEEINNLPLTTRTAYAEMSLTPGVQSNSASNSQNTPNFVLGVPSTQVIINGGVDGGVPMVSFYLDGGINMTGLRNYGNPLPNPDALEEFRVETSNFAAQYGRMSGGVVTAVTRSGTNRFHGSVFEFFRNTNMNDTPWGTPVGTSKTPFHRNNFGGTIGGPIVKEKAFFFFSYGGLRQTVGTQYTGAIVPTSLERIGDFTQSKVIPNLPGTKTPVKGTNTSVNCTVATVGCVPLDLLDVTAANLMKTYVPLPNAPTATSPGGYVGVFSSPTNQDEYLGKYDQVLSDKDHLSVSYFYLDTTQGAFGGSSSTSQILYSVNQSFAKQQNANVSDIHTFNGTTANQVWLTYTRVAGGRVNLPAVSLGDLGSSFTIQGPKALPQLAISGYFNAGGALAGPVSTTDFYALRDVVSLTKGRHTLNIGGEVSLEKDAIVGNLYNFGVFNFQTSAPTTTGNALADFVTGQVSTMEQDTPYHGLLSTWYYAGFIQDSYKITPRLTANLGLRYDLEQSPVESSNLTAAFVPGIKSTVVPSAPTGVLFPGDSGIPRGIASTQNTHFSPRVGMALDPFGDGKTAVRAAAGIFYGSVSGNEWNQPANAQPFAVRQTFSSITSFSNVYANPVSFPNGDPFPYTYNPASPRFLPAASVEAINPKYVWPVSYQFNVAVEQQLPLGISMQTAYVGNLVRHVPFAPDANNPVWAPGATTSQASINARRPYDPGVLGQVIYIDSSQTANYNSLQVSARKPLTHNLMLNGFYVWSHSVWSANSSAIGIATAQNFSALNEERGPSDQDRRNMASISGIWKLDYYNGPNRFARVLTNGWSISPIVSLNSGQPFTITTGSDKNDDSYNNDRPNLVAGVSPFLDPHRNRIAAAQAWFNTSAFIANGPGVPGGIGPGGADGNTPRDYLRAPGYRDIDLGISRDFRFERGIGLQFRADATNAFNMVSLNAPTATLSSSNDGKITAAATPRLIQIGARISF; encoded by the coding sequence ATGACTAACAAGAATCGTAATAAAAACTGCCCCGGGCTGCAGAAGTGGTTGTTTGTAGTAGCTACGTTGATTGCATGTGTTTCATCGTTAAATGCGCAGCAGATTACCGGCTCCATCACCGGTACCGTGAAAGATCAGCAGGGCGCCCTGGTAACTAACGCCGACGTCAAAGCATCCAATGTCGAAACCGGCCTGATGCGATCAGCCAGGACGGACAGCGACGGCGCATACAACATCCAGTATCTTCCGGTCGGCGAATACTCCGTTACCGTGAATGCGCCCGGCTTCGAAAAGTTCGTACAGCAACATCTCACCATCACGGTAGACCAGGCACAGGCGTTGAACGTCGTTTTGACGGTCGGTGCCGAGAGCCAGACCGTAGAGGTCAGCACCGCGCCGCCACTGGTGAACACCAGCACCGCGGAGCTTGGCCGAACCGTCTCGCCTGAAGAGATTAATAACCTGCCGCTGACGACCAGAACCGCATATGCGGAGATGTCCCTGACGCCCGGCGTGCAATCCAACAGTGCGAGCAACAGCCAAAATACTCCAAACTTCGTACTCGGTGTTCCCTCAACGCAGGTCATCATCAATGGAGGAGTCGACGGAGGCGTCCCCATGGTGAGCTTTTACCTGGACGGCGGCATCAACATGACCGGATTGCGTAACTATGGCAATCCCTTGCCCAATCCCGACGCGCTCGAAGAGTTCCGTGTAGAAACCAGCAACTTTGCAGCACAGTATGGTCGTATGTCGGGTGGCGTCGTAACCGCCGTCACGCGCTCGGGAACGAATCGATTCCACGGCTCTGTGTTTGAATTCTTTCGTAACACCAATATGAACGACACGCCGTGGGGCACTCCTGTAGGAACCTCGAAGACGCCTTTTCACAGAAATAATTTTGGCGGCACCATCGGTGGTCCGATCGTAAAAGAAAAGGCCTTCTTCTTCTTCAGCTATGGCGGTTTGCGGCAAACAGTCGGAACGCAATATACCGGCGCAATTGTGCCTACATCGCTCGAGCGCATCGGTGACTTTACCCAGTCGAAGGTTATCCCGAACTTGCCTGGTACCAAGACTCCTGTCAAAGGCACAAATACATCCGTCAATTGCACAGTCGCCACCGTGGGATGCGTTCCACTCGACTTGCTGGATGTGACAGCCGCAAACCTTATGAAGACGTACGTCCCGCTGCCCAATGCTCCGACCGCCACCTCACCGGGTGGTTATGTAGGAGTCTTTAGCAGCCCCACAAATCAGGACGAGTATCTAGGAAAATATGATCAAGTCTTGTCCGACAAAGACCACCTGTCGGTAAGTTACTTCTACCTCGATACCACCCAGGGCGCATTCGGTGGGTCCTCCAGCACCTCGCAGATTCTGTATTCGGTCAATCAATCATTTGCAAAACAGCAGAACGCCAACGTCAGCGATATCCACACCTTCAACGGAACAACAGCGAATCAGGTTTGGCTGACGTATACCCGAGTTGCCGGCGGTCGCGTGAACCTGCCGGCGGTCTCGCTCGGCGATTTAGGGTCGAGCTTCACAATTCAGGGCCCCAAAGCCCTTCCGCAGTTAGCCATCTCGGGCTACTTCAACGCTGGAGGAGCCTTGGCCGGACCGGTCAGTACAACCGACTTCTACGCTCTTCGCGATGTAGTCAGTTTGACCAAAGGCAGACACACCCTCAACATCGGCGGCGAAGTTTCGCTCGAAAAGGATGCGATTGTCGGCAACCTGTATAACTTTGGAGTCTTCAACTTCCAAACCTCCGCCCCCACAACCACAGGCAATGCACTGGCAGACTTCGTTACTGGCCAGGTCTCGACGATGGAGCAGGATACTCCTTACCATGGGCTGCTGAGTACTTGGTACTACGCAGGCTTCATTCAGGACAGCTACAAAATTACGCCGCGCCTCACAGCGAACCTCGGTTTGCGGTACGACCTGGAGCAGTCTCCCGTCGAGTCGTCGAATCTCACAGCTGCATTTGTCCCCGGCATTAAATCGACAGTCGTTCCCAGTGCGCCAACCGGAGTTCTCTTTCCTGGTGACTCCGGTATCCCGCGAGGAATCGCATCCACGCAAAATACACACTTCTCCCCGCGTGTTGGTATGGCCCTTGACCCATTCGGCGACGGTAAAACAGCAGTCCGCGCTGCTGCTGGCATCTTCTACGGCAGCGTCTCCGGCAACGAATGGAACCAGCCGGCAAACGCTCAACCATTTGCCGTCCGTCAGACGTTCAGCTCCATCACGTCTTTTAGCAACGTCTACGCAAATCCGGTCTCCTTTCCGAACGGAGATCCATTCCCCTATACCTACAATCCGGCCAGCCCGCGATTTCTTCCCGCAGCGAGCGTAGAAGCGATCAATCCAAAGTATGTATGGCCCGTCTCCTATCAGTTCAACGTGGCCGTCGAGCAGCAGTTGCCTCTTGGCATCAGCATGCAGACTGCGTACGTCGGCAACCTGGTGCGTCATGTTCCCTTCGCGCCGGATGCAAACAATCCGGTATGGGCTCCAGGAGCCACAACCTCCCAGGCCAGCATCAACGCTCGTCGGCCCTATGACCCGGGCGTCTTGGGTCAGGTGATCTATATCGATTCCAGCCAGACTGCGAACTATAACTCGCTTCAGGTCTCTGCGCGCAAGCCGCTCACCCACAACCTGATGCTAAATGGCTTCTACGTCTGGAGCCACTCAGTCTGGAGCGCCAACTCGAGCGCAATCGGCATCGCAACCGCACAGAACTTCAGCGCTCTTAACGAGGAGCGTGGCCCATCCGACCAGGACCGCCGGAACATGGCCAGCATCTCCGGCATTTGGAAGCTCGATTACTACAACGGACCGAACCGCTTCGCCAGGGTTCTGACGAATGGATGGTCGATCTCACCCATCGTCAGCCTCAACAGCGGTCAGCCGTTCACCATCACAACAGGATCCGATAAGAATGACGACAGCTACAACAACGACCGGCCCAATCTTGTCGCTGGGGTAAGCCCATTTCTCGATCCTCACCGTAACCGCATCGCCGCTGCACAAGCATGGTTCAATACCTCCGCATTTATTGCCAATGGCCCTGGAGTTCCAGGAGGAATTGGGCCAGGGGGAGCTGACGGCAACACGCCGCGCGACTACCTGCGAGCGCCAGGTTACCGGGATATCGATTTAGGGATCTCCCGTGACTTCCGCTTTGAACGTGGAATCGGTTTGCAGTTCCGTGCTGATGCCACCAACGCGTTCAACATGGTCAGCCTCAACGCTCCGACCGCGACCCTGTCCTCTTCAAATGATGGCAAAATCACGGCGGCTGCTACTCCACGTCTGATTCAGATAGGAGCTCGGATTAGCTTCTAG